A window of Nocardiopsis sp. Huas11 genomic DNA:
CACCCGGCTGTCCGATCTGCACAGGCTCATCCAGGTCGCCATGGGCTGGGAGGACACGCACCTGCACGCCTTCGAGTTCGCGGGACGGCGGTACAGCCCGGACGAGGGGCTCGGTCTGGGCCCCGCTGACCGGAACGAGCACACGGCCCGGGTCGCCGACGTGCTGCGCCGCAGGGGCGCCAAGGGGGTCTACACCTACGATTTCGGCGACGACTGGTCGCACGGCATCACCGTCGAGGAGATCGTGGACGCCGACCCCGGTGCCGTCTACCCCCGGCTGGTGGACGGGCACGGCGGCTGCCCGCCCGAGGACTGCGGCGGGGCGCCCGGGTTCGAGTATCTTCGCCACCTGCGCGACCACCCCGAGACGATCGCCGGCGGCTTCCACGGGGACATCGAGGAACAGCGGGCCTGGGTGAAGGAGCTCGCACCCGACGACCTCGACCTGGGCAGGGCCCGACAGGAGTTGCGTGAGGCCTTCGAAGCGCTCGCCCTGGTGGAGGCGCCCCCGCGGTCGGCGGAGGACACCGTCCCCGCCCGTCCGGTGTCCCTCCCGCCCGACGAGGAGCTGGCCCGTGCGGCCGTGGAGTCCTCGCCGCTGCGCGAGCTGCTGGCGTTGGCGCGGTGGTTCGGCCCCGGCCGGGCGCTGACTTCGACGGGGATGCCGCGCCCCGCCGATGTCCGAGTGGCCGCGACCGAGCTGGACCTGTGGCCGAACGCTTCGGCGCAGGAGGCCGAGGAGCGCGCCGAGCGGCTGAAGCGGCTCCGTGCGGCCAGGGACCTGCCCGGTTTCCTCCCCCTGTGGAGGTGGACTATGGACCTGGGCCTGGTGAGCGTGGAGTCCAAGCAGGCGGTCGCCGCTCCCGTGACCGAAGGGCCCTCCCCTGAGCGGGTCCTGGAACTGTGGTGGGAGCTGTTCGACGGCGCGGTCGAGGGCGACCCTGGACCGGACACGCTGTTCGGGATCGACCCCTACGAAGCCGAACTGTTCCCTCCGGTCCTGCGCAGGCTCTACGAGGTTCCCGACGGGGCCGAGACGTCCTTGCACGATCTGTTGGCGGAGCTACTCGGAGATCTCACCGGGGTGGGCGGAGTCCCCGCGGAGGAGGCCGAGGCGGTGCACGCGCCCATGCTGGGTGCCCTGTACCGGGGGATGCGCGGCCTCGCCGCGAGCGGCGGTGTCCGTGTGAGCGACAGGACCCCGGACGAGGTCGCCGACGCCTATCTGTCCCCGTTCCTCCCGCCGGCGTTCCTGACCGGGCCCGGACCACGACTGCCCGAGGAGACGGAAGTCGACTGTTCGGTGGCCCTCACCCCCCTGGGCCGGTACGGGGTGCGCCGGATCCTGCTCCGCGAGGGCGTTCCGGCGCTGCTCAGCGGCGGGTTCGCCGACGCGGGGGCGGCCGCGTTCCTCGACGCGCTGATGGGCGTGCCGCCGGAACTGCACGCGGCCGAGGTCGCCCCGTGGCTGGCCGGGCGCACCCCCGAGGAC
This region includes:
- a CDS encoding plasmid pRiA4b ORF-3 family protein yields the protein MPRRPGQGGQVGAGGDAVAAQRADRLAPLLEFVDELGGTALRRWGGMPEVTVLVGERLQPQVLDWRVIRQVDEMVGQAFARDQVGEGAQVRERSRGIMAPNRCGRGCGPVEVGRAHTIGQRGAAMAERVLDNRVHRLKIVLEGTRPQVWRRVEVPSVTRLSDLHRLIQVAMGWEDTHLHAFEFAGRRYSPDEGLGLGPADRNEHTARVADVLRRRGAKGVYTYDFGDDWSHGITVEEIVDADPGAVYPRLVDGHGGCPPEDCGGAPGFEYLRHLRDHPETIAGGFHGDIEEQRAWVKELAPDDLDLGRARQELREAFEALALVEAPPRSAEDTVPARPVSLPPDEELARAAVESSPLRELLALARWFGPGRALTSTGMPRPADVRVAATELDLWPNASAQEAEERAERLKRLRAARDLPGFLPLWRWTMDLGLVSVESKQAVAAPVTEGPSPERVLELWWELFDGAVEGDPGPDTLFGIDPYEAELFPPVLRRLYEVPDGAETSLHDLLAELLGDLTGVGGVPAEEAEAVHAPMLGALYRGMRGLAASGGVRVSDRTPDEVADAYLSPFLPPAFLTGPGPRLPEETEVDCSVALTPLGRYGVRRILLREGVPALLSGGFADAGAAAFLDALMGVPPELHAAEVAPWLAGRTPEDAVREVVEAASAPTGKGPFRRALAMRVLEAVGEPALPHLRALLTSDRPTVAGLAAGALLAAADLPEEEHSRLCAEFGPWLAIDMVAAPLEMGEDHLSVLLALNTTEDTGPIGRLLLEGADRLWRVDHPATVPALEAVGRLHPDRKVAKASRRAAHKARSRA